A region from the Sphingomonas sp. S2-65 genome encodes:
- a CDS encoding L-fuconate dehydratase: MTKITKLRVVDVRFPTSQQLDGSDAMNPDPDYSAAYCMLETDAPGLTGHGLTFTIGRGNDICCAAIAALAPLVEGLDLDWIKEDAGRFWRHITGDSQLRWIGPEKGVIHLATGAVVNAVWDLWAKAEGKPLWRLIGEMSPEEIVRLIDFRYITDCITPDEAVALLTARMAGKAERVATLEAKGYPCYTTSAGWLGYSDEKLERLCHEAVAEGFNHVKLKVGRSLEDDIRRVGIARAAIGPDRKLMIDANQVWEVGEAIDHVQALAFAKPWFIEEPTSPDDVEGHRKIRDAILPIQVATGEMCQNRVLFKQFIMREAIDVVQIDACRLGGVNEILAVLLMAAKYELAVCPHAGGVGLCEYVQHLSMIDYLCFSGTTQGRVAEYVDHLHEHFVTPCVVEEGAYRPPEAPGFSIEMKAESIAAYTWRGA, translated from the coding sequence ATGACCAAGATCACCAAGCTTCGCGTCGTCGACGTCCGCTTTCCCACCTCGCAGCAGCTCGACGGTTCGGATGCGATGAACCCCGATCCGGATTATTCGGCGGCCTATTGCATGCTGGAGACCGATGCGCCGGGGCTGACCGGGCACGGGCTGACCTTCACGATCGGGCGGGGCAACGACATTTGCTGCGCGGCGATCGCGGCGCTGGCGCCTTTGGTCGAGGGGCTGGATCTCGACTGGATCAAGGAAGATGCCGGGCGCTTCTGGCGGCACATCACCGGCGACAGCCAGCTGCGCTGGATCGGGCCGGAGAAAGGCGTGATCCATCTCGCCACCGGCGCGGTGGTCAATGCTGTGTGGGACCTCTGGGCCAAGGCCGAGGGCAAGCCGCTGTGGCGGCTGATCGGCGAGATGAGCCCCGAGGAGATCGTGCGGCTGATCGATTTCCGCTACATCACCGATTGCATCACTCCCGACGAGGCCGTGGCGCTGCTGACCGCGCGGATGGCGGGCAAGGCCGAGCGCGTCGCGACGCTCGAGGCGAAGGGCTATCCCTGCTACACGACGTCGGCGGGGTGGCTGGGCTATTCGGACGAGAAACTGGAGCGGCTGTGCCATGAGGCGGTGGCCGAGGGCTTCAACCATGTGAAGCTCAAGGTCGGGCGCTCGCTGGAGGACGACATCCGCCGGGTGGGGATCGCGCGCGCGGCGATCGGGCCCGACCGCAAGCTGATGATCGACGCCAACCAGGTGTGGGAAGTCGGCGAGGCGATCGACCATGTCCAGGCGCTGGCCTTCGCCAAGCCGTGGTTCATCGAGGAACCGACGAGCCCCGACGATGTCGAGGGGCACCGGAAAATCCGCGACGCGATCCTGCCGATCCAGGTCGCGACCGGCGAGATGTGCCAGAACCGCGTGCTGTTCAAGCAGTTCATCATGCGCGAGGCGATCGACGTGGTGCAGATCGACGCCTGCCGGCTGGGCGGAGTCAACGAGATCCTGGCGGTGCTGCTGATGGCGGCGAAATACGAGCTGGCGGTGTGCCCGCATGCCGGGGGCGTGGGGCTGTGCGAATATGTCCAGCACCTCTCGATGATCGACTATCTGTGCTTCTCGGGGACGACGCAGGGCCGGGTGGCCGAATATGTCGACCATCTCCACGAGCATTTCGTCACGCCGTGCGTAGTGGAAGAAGGCGCCTATAGGCCGCCCGAAGCGCCGGGATTCTCGATCGAGATGAAGGCGGAGTCGATCGCAGCCTATACCTGGCGCGGGGCCTGA
- a CDS encoding L-rhamnose mutarotase has product MSRRLCFALDLVDDAALIADYEARHAPGAVWPQIVAHIHAQGFEGMEIWRTADRLVMVADVADDFPRAIAPPPENDAWEALMWKFQKPLAHAAAGEKWVPMQRIFSLDEQ; this is encoded by the coding sequence ATGAGCCGCCGTCTCTGCTTCGCGCTCGATCTGGTCGACGATGCCGCGCTGATCGCCGACTATGAAGCGCGCCACGCCCCCGGCGCGGTCTGGCCGCAGATCGTCGCGCACATCCATGCCCAGGGGTTCGAGGGGATGGAAATCTGGCGCACCGCCGATCGGCTGGTGATGGTCGCCGACGTCGCCGACGACTTTCCGCGCGCCATCGCGCCCCCGCCCGAGAATGACGCGTGGGAAGCGCTGATGTGGAAGTTCCAGAAGCCGCTGGCGCATGCCGCCGCGGGCGAGAAATGGGTGCCGATGCAGCGCATCTTCAGCCTGGACGAACAATGA
- a CDS encoding aldo/keto reductase gives MRPASRPLGKTGLQLPALGFGAAPLGNLYRALPDGEARATIDAALALGLTYVDTAPHYGLGLSERRVGDAVRGTGAIVSSKVGRILFPAPDADVAAERYGFRTPMPFDARFDYSHDGILRSHEASLQRLGLARIDILYIHDIGRLTHGDAHPHHWRQLTEGGGLRALARLRDEGAVAAIGAGVNEVAICLDLLDQAPLDAILLAGRYTLLEQGALETLFPRCAQAGTAIVIGGPYNSGILAGGPKPVRHYDYAPPPPAVLEKAGRIAAICARHGVPLGAAALQFAMAHPLVASVIPGLASVKEVQETMDRAILNIPTDLWAELKQERLIAADAPTPAVQVAA, from the coding sequence ATGAGGCCGGCATCGCGCCCTTTGGGCAAGACCGGGCTCCAGCTCCCCGCGCTCGGCTTCGGCGCCGCGCCGCTCGGCAACCTCTATCGCGCGCTCCCCGATGGCGAAGCCCGCGCGACGATCGACGCCGCGCTGGCGCTCGGGCTGACCTATGTCGACACCGCGCCGCATTACGGCCTGGGCCTCAGCGAGCGCCGCGTCGGCGATGCGGTGCGCGGCACCGGGGCGATCGTGTCGAGCAAGGTCGGGCGCATCCTCTTCCCCGCGCCCGATGCCGATGTCGCCGCGGAGCGTTATGGCTTCCGCACGCCGATGCCCTTCGATGCGCGCTTCGATTACAGCCATGACGGCATCCTGCGCTCGCACGAAGCCAGCCTCCAGCGGCTCGGCCTCGCGCGGATCGACATCCTCTACATCCACGATATCGGCCGGCTGACGCATGGCGACGCCCACCCCCATCATTGGCGGCAACTGACCGAGGGGGGCGGCCTGCGCGCGCTCGCGCGGCTGCGCGACGAAGGCGCCGTCGCCGCAATCGGCGCCGGAGTGAACGAAGTCGCGATCTGCCTGGATCTGCTCGATCAGGCCCCGCTCGATGCGATCCTGCTCGCCGGGCGCTATACCCTGCTCGAACAAGGCGCGCTCGAAACGCTGTTCCCGCGCTGCGCCCAGGCGGGCACGGCGATCGTGATCGGCGGCCCCTATAATTCCGGCATCCTCGCCGGCGGCCCGAAGCCGGTGCGGCATTATGATTATGCCCCGCCGCCGCCCGCCGTTCTGGAAAAGGCCGGGCGGATCGCCGCGATCTGCGCGCGCCACGGCGTGCCGCTCGGCGCCGCAGCCCTTCAATTCGCCATGGCCCATCCGCTCGTGGCGAGCGTCATCCCCGGATTAGCAAGCGTCAAGGAAGTGCAGGAAACCATGGACCGCGCGATATTAAACATTCCCACCGATCTCTGGGCCGAACTCAAGCAGGAGCGGCTGATCGCCGCCGACGCGCCGACCCCGGCAGTGCAGGTGGCGGCGTGA
- a CDS encoding SDR family oxidoreductase: MTGRLAGKTALVTGAGQGIGRATAEVYAAEGATVWATDRDPALLEGLAGVHRALDVLDPQAIERVFAEAGTLDILFNCAGYVAAGDILACSEQDWSFSFDLNVTAMYRTMRTALPAMVAAGRGSIVNIASVASSITGVPNRFAYGASKAAVIGMTKAVAADFVAKGVRCNAICPGTVETPSLHQRLRDTGDYEGAWASFTARQPMGRVGKPEEIAALALYLASDESAFTTGQIHVIDGGWTT, translated from the coding sequence GTGACCGGCCGGCTCGCAGGCAAGACCGCGCTCGTCACCGGCGCCGGCCAGGGCATCGGCCGCGCCACCGCGGAAGTGTACGCCGCCGAGGGCGCGACGGTCTGGGCGACCGACCGCGATCCGGCATTGCTCGAAGGGCTCGCCGGCGTCCACCGCGCGCTCGACGTGCTCGATCCCCAGGCGATCGAGCGCGTGTTCGCCGAAGCCGGCACGCTCGACATTCTGTTCAACTGCGCCGGCTATGTCGCCGCGGGCGACATCCTCGCCTGCTCGGAGCAGGACTGGTCCTTCTCCTTCGATCTCAACGTCACCGCGATGTACCGCACGATGCGCACCGCGCTCCCCGCGATGGTCGCGGCGGGCCGCGGCTCGATCGTCAACATCGCCTCGGTGGCCAGCTCGATCACCGGCGTGCCGAACCGCTTCGCTTATGGCGCGTCGAAGGCCGCGGTGATCGGCATGACCAAGGCGGTCGCCGCCGATTTCGTCGCCAAGGGCGTGCGCTGCAATGCGATCTGCCCGGGCACGGTCGAGACGCCGTCGCTCCACCAGCGGCTGCGCGACACCGGCGATTACGAAGGCGCCTGGGCCAGCTTCACCGCCCGCCAGCCCATGGGCCGAGTCGGCAAGCCCGAAGAGATCGCCGCCCTGGCGCTCTACTTGGCCTCCGACGAATCCGCCTTCACCACAGGCCAGATCCACGTGATCGACGGCGGCTGGACCACCTAG
- a CDS encoding IclR family transcriptional regulator, translated as MKNGEGAVDARYRAPALEKGIDILELLAAEPRPMTLTGIVNSLGRSHGELFRMVQVLEYRGYIEQDPSNEGYRLTDRLFSLGMQQPRTKNLIELALPVMRELASSACQSCHLALHTRGEMVVVARMESGEQLGFSVRVGYRRPLMQAASGAVLYAFQPDDTRERWEALFDPQPSAAELAAFRAHADSVRERHVELTPSKFVAGVTDISAPILRGGIAAAALTVPYLKKLQSSPSIKDTAVLVRQAADLISEQLVEGDSRV; from the coding sequence ATGAAGAACGGGGAGGGCGCCGTCGACGCGCGGTATCGCGCGCCGGCGCTGGAAAAGGGGATCGACATTCTCGAGCTGCTCGCGGCCGAGCCGCGGCCGATGACGCTGACCGGGATTGTGAACAGCCTGGGCCGCTCGCACGGCGAATTGTTCCGCATGGTCCAGGTGCTCGAATATCGCGGCTATATCGAACAGGATCCGTCGAACGAAGGCTATCGGCTGACCGACCGGCTGTTCTCGCTGGGCATGCAGCAGCCGCGCACCAAGAACCTGATCGAGCTGGCGCTGCCGGTGATGCGCGAGCTGGCCTCCAGCGCGTGCCAGTCCTGCCATCTGGCGCTGCACACGCGCGGCGAGATGGTGGTGGTGGCGCGGATGGAATCGGGCGAGCAACTCGGCTTCTCGGTGCGCGTCGGCTATCGTCGGCCGCTGATGCAGGCGGCGTCGGGCGCGGTGCTCTATGCCTTCCAGCCCGACGACACGCGCGAGCGCTGGGAGGCTTTGTTCGATCCGCAGCCGAGCGCGGCGGAACTGGCGGCGTTCCGCGCGCATGCCGACAGCGTGCGCGAACGGCATGTCGAGCTGACGCCGAGCAAGTTCGTCGCGGGGGTGACCGACATTTCGGCGCCGATCCTGCGCGGCGGCATCGCGGCCGCGGCGCTGACTGTGCCTTATCTCAAGAAGCTGCAATCCTCGCCCTCGATCAAGGACACCGCGGTGCTGGTCCGGCAGGCGGCGGATCTGATCTCGGAGCAGCTGGTGGAGGGGGATAGCCGGGTTTGA
- a CDS encoding SGNH/GDSL hydrolase family protein, with protein sequence MARRYSLTPLGLLFALATPAAAQTLVPGDPHADDPVGIVADSCPKHAGPSDSQGWQMWNLHMLTRDFGQLCRYRDQNAAVKGQKVRVVFMGDSITDNWINLDKTFFQNGLVDRGISGQTTPQMLVRFRQDVLDLKPQAVHIMAGTNDIAGNTGAATMETVQGNIRGMAELARANGIKVILASVPPAGEFPWAKDKRPVPQIAAMNAWLRDYAARNGFTYVDYHRAMAQGDGAMKPGLASDGVHPTAQGYAVMRPIALAAIAKTLGK encoded by the coding sequence ATGGCGCGGCGATATTCCCTGACACCCCTCGGGCTGCTCTTCGCGCTGGCGACGCCCGCTGCGGCGCAGACGCTGGTGCCGGGCGATCCGCATGCGGACGATCCCGTCGGCATCGTCGCCGATTCCTGCCCGAAGCATGCCGGGCCCAGCGACAGCCAGGGCTGGCAGATGTGGAACCTCCACATGCTCACCCGCGATTTCGGCCAGCTCTGCCGCTACCGCGATCAGAATGCCGCAGTGAAGGGGCAGAAGGTCCGCGTCGTCTTCATGGGCGATTCGATCACCGACAATTGGATCAACCTGGACAAGACCTTCTTCCAGAACGGCCTGGTCGATCGCGGGATCAGCGGGCAGACCACGCCGCAGATGCTGGTCCGCTTCCGCCAGGACGTGCTCGATCTCAAGCCCCAGGCGGTCCACATCATGGCCGGCACCAACGACATCGCCGGCAATACCGGCGCCGCGACGATGGAGACGGTGCAGGGCAATATCCGCGGCATGGCCGAACTCGCCCGCGCCAACGGGATCAAGGTGATCCTCGCCTCGGTGCCGCCCGCCGGCGAGTTTCCCTGGGCCAAGGACAAGCGCCCGGTGCCGCAGATCGCGGCGATGAACGCCTGGCTGCGCGACTATGCCGCGCGCAACGGCTTCACTTATGTCGATTATCACCGCGCGATGGCGCAGGGCGACGGCGCGATGAAGCCCGGCCTGGCCAGCGACGGCGTCCACCCCACGGCCCAAGGCTATGCCGTCATGCGCCCGATCGCGCTGGCGGCGATCGCCAAGACCCTCGGCAAGTAA
- a CDS encoding alpha-L-fucosidase, producing MQIGRRGFLAGTAALGVAQAARAASPMGQARGPVQANWPSLVDHYRYPDWFRDAKLGIWSHWGPQSVPEQGDWYGRFMYMQGHPMYEHHLKTYGHPSKFGMKDIQKLWTAERWDPDALIARYTRAGAKYFMSLGCHHDNLDCYDSRYHAWNSTRVGPKKDVVGIWEKAARRAGLKFGISNHVAHAWHWYQPAYGYDPVGPHQGERYDAYRLQKSDGAGLWWDGLDPQQLYTGRHAVIPDGIDSIEAMNQWHDAHNGQWVEHGPPGDTRFVTNWLLRQTDMIEKYRPDMVYFDDYGLPFGPVGLEAAADYYNRSIEWHGKIDVVLTGKQLKPHERFGIVQDVERGFTDRLWDEPWQTDTCIGDWFYNVARLNDRSYKTAEMVMQRLADVVSKNGNLLLSIPQPGDGSIDAEEEKILDGMTRWIAVNGEAIYGSRPWTRYGEGPTVLTAGMQNESNASAFTPQDIRFTTNNGALYAAMLAWPSGPVTIASLARGKWQGEVEQVTLLGGGPVRHRHDGAGLHFTLPPRPDGGFVPIVRINGRGLHA from the coding sequence ATGCAGATTGGACGCCGTGGCTTCCTGGCGGGCACTGCCGCGCTCGGCGTGGCGCAGGCGGCGCGCGCCGCCAGCCCGATGGGCCAGGCCCGCGGGCCGGTCCAGGCGAACTGGCCCTCGCTCGTCGATCACTATCGCTACCCCGACTGGTTCCGCGACGCCAAGCTCGGCATCTGGTCGCATTGGGGGCCGCAATCGGTGCCCGAGCAGGGCGACTGGTATGGCCGCTTCATGTACATGCAGGGCCACCCGATGTACGAGCATCACCTCAAGACCTACGGCCATCCTTCCAAATTCGGGATGAAGGACATCCAGAAGCTCTGGACCGCCGAGCGCTGGGATCCCGATGCGCTGATCGCCCGCTATACCAGGGCCGGCGCCAAATATTTCATGTCGCTGGGCTGCCATCACGACAATCTCGATTGCTATGACAGCCGCTACCATGCGTGGAATTCCACCCGCGTGGGTCCGAAGAAGGATGTCGTCGGCATCTGGGAAAAGGCCGCGCGCCGCGCCGGGCTCAAGTTCGGCATCTCGAACCATGTCGCCCATGCCTGGCACTGGTATCAGCCGGCTTATGGCTATGATCCCGTCGGCCCGCACCAGGGCGAGCGCTACGACGCCTATCGCCTGCAAAAGTCCGATGGCGCCGGCTTATGGTGGGACGGCCTCGATCCGCAGCAGCTCTACACCGGCCGCCATGCCGTGATACCCGACGGCATCGATAGTATCGAGGCGATGAACCAATGGCACGACGCCCATAACGGCCAGTGGGTCGAACATGGTCCGCCGGGTGACACCCGCTTCGTCACCAACTGGCTGCTCCGCCAGACCGACATGATCGAGAAATACCGGCCGGACATGGTCTATTTCGACGATTACGGCCTGCCCTTCGGCCCCGTCGGGCTCGAGGCGGCGGCGGATTATTACAACCGCTCGATCGAGTGGCACGGCAAGATCGACGTCGTCCTCACCGGCAAGCAGCTCAAGCCCCATGAGCGCTTCGGCATCGTCCAGGATGTCGAGCGCGGCTTCACCGATCGGCTGTGGGACGAGCCCTGGCAGACCGACACCTGCATCGGCGACTGGTTCTACAATGTCGCCCGGCTCAACGACCGCAGCTACAAGACCGCCGAGATGGTCATGCAGCGCCTGGCCGACGTGGTGTCGAAGAACGGCAATCTGCTGCTCTCCATCCCGCAGCCCGGCGACGGCTCGATCGATGCCGAGGAGGAAAAGATCCTCGACGGCATGACCCGCTGGATCGCCGTCAATGGCGAGGCGATCTACGGCTCGCGCCCCTGGACTCGCTATGGCGAGGGGCCGACGGTGCTCACCGCGGGCATGCAGAACGAAAGCAATGCCTCGGCCTTCACGCCACAGGACATCCGCTTCACCACCAACAACGGCGCGCTCTATGCCGCGATGCTCGCCTGGCCCAGCGGGCCGGTGACGATCGCCTCGCTCGCCCGCGGCAAATGGCAGGGCGAAGTCGAGCAGGTCACGCTGCTGGGCGGCGGCCCGGTTCGTCACCGCCACGACGGGGCCGGGCTCCATTTCACGCTGCCACCCAGGCCCGACGGCGGCTTCGTGCCGATCGTACGCATCAACGGACGGGGACTCCACGCATGA
- the fucP gene encoding L-fucose:H+ symporter permease: MTDTRSSIPRTAALPFVLIVALFFLWGVANNLNDVLIAHFKKLFTLTDLRAGLVQSAFYLGYFCLAIPAALFMRAKGYRAAVLLGLCFYALGALLFWPAAGAQSYPFFLAALFVIASGLAFLETSANPLIARLGSADTASRRLNLAQAFNPLGSIAGVAVGSQFILSGVEVGPAQMAAMTPDALTSFRAAEAAAVQIPYLLIGLGVLVWALLIRITPFPKVATEREVEEGVGAAQDFAALLRNRRVLGGVAAQFFYVGAQVGIWSFLIRYSQVAAPGTTEHEGAGFLTLSLILFMVGRFAGAALMSRLPALLLLAGFAAIAGLLCLIAALAGGQLGIGALVLSSFFMSIMYPTIFAESVDGLGPRTKSAAALLVMAIVGGAVFPAIMGYVSDLSGSMVNAMLVPALCFLVVLLFALRARRAA, translated from the coding sequence ATGACCGACACCCGCTCCTCGATCCCGCGGACGGCGGCGCTGCCCTTCGTCCTCATCGTCGCCTTGTTCTTCCTGTGGGGCGTGGCGAACAACCTCAACGACGTGCTCATCGCCCATTTCAAGAAGCTGTTCACGCTCACCGATCTGCGCGCCGGGCTCGTCCAGTCGGCCTTCTATCTCGGCTATTTCTGCCTCGCCATCCCCGCCGCCTTGTTCATGCGCGCCAAGGGCTATCGCGCCGCGGTGCTGCTCGGATTGTGCTTTTACGCACTCGGGGCATTGCTCTTCTGGCCCGCCGCCGGCGCGCAGAGCTACCCCTTCTTCCTCGCCGCTCTGTTCGTTATCGCCAGCGGCCTCGCATTCCTCGAAACCTCCGCCAACCCGCTGATCGCCCGGCTGGGCTCGGCGGACACCGCATCGCGCCGGCTCAACCTGGCCCAGGCGTTCAACCCGCTCGGCTCGATCGCCGGCGTCGCGGTCGGCAGCCAGTTCATCCTCTCGGGCGTCGAAGTCGGCCCCGCGCAGATGGCGGCGATGACGCCAGACGCGCTCACCAGCTTCCGCGCGGCCGAGGCTGCGGCGGTGCAGATCCCCTATCTGCTGATCGGGCTCGGCGTATTGGTCTGGGCGCTGCTGATCCGCATCACGCCCTTCCCCAAGGTCGCCACCGAGCGCGAAGTCGAGGAAGGCGTCGGCGCCGCGCAGGATTTCGCCGCCTTGCTCCGCAACCGCCGCGTGCTCGGCGGAGTCGCCGCGCAATTCTTCTATGTGGGCGCGCAGGTCGGCATCTGGAGCTTCCTGATCCGCTATTCGCAGGTCGCCGCCCCCGGCACCACCGAGCATGAAGGCGCCGGTTTCCTGACGCTCTCGCTGATCCTGTTCATGGTCGGCCGCTTCGCCGGCGCCGCCTTGATGAGCCGCCTCCCCGCCTTGCTCCTGCTCGCGGGCTTCGCGGCGATCGCCGGGCTGCTCTGCCTGATCGCCGCGCTCGCCGGCGGCCAGCTCGGCATCGGCGCGCTGGTGCTCAGCAGCTTCTTCATGTCGATCATGTATCCGACGATCTTCGCCGAATCGGTCGACGGCCTGGGCCCGCGCACCAAGTCCGCCGCGGCGCTGCTCGTCATGGCGATCGTCGGCGGCGCAGTGTTCCCGGCGATCATGGGCTATGTCTCGGATCTGAGCGGATCGATGGTCAACGCGATGCTGGTCCCGGCTTTGTGCTTCCTCGTCGTGCTGCTCTTCGCATTGCGGGCGCGGCGCGCGGCGTGA
- a CDS encoding amidohydrolase family protein has protein sequence MIDAHVHVWQLGRHGCIWPTPDLAPIHRDFTLADYPGDAGLILVQTQEDARDTAWLLALAQDPRILGVVGWADLERPESIPAHPKLKGLRPMVQGRAPDWYDRPELAAGFEAMAARGLVLDALVRPAHLPALARLAARHPDLTIVVDHAAKPDFADLPAWSAAIAGLAPYPNVACKLSGLLTELAPGAGPDALRPAFDTLWRLFGPDRLLWGSDWPVVTLAASHADWLALAQSLVPAEHHAAIFAANAARIYRLD, from the coding sequence GTGATCGACGCGCACGTCCATGTCTGGCAGCTCGGCCGGCATGGCTGCATTTGGCCGACGCCCGACCTCGCGCCGATCCACCGCGACTTCACCCTGGCGGACTATCCCGGCGACGCCGGGCTGATCCTCGTCCAGACCCAGGAGGATGCGCGCGACACTGCCTGGCTGCTCGCGCTGGCGCAGGATCCGCGAATCCTCGGGGTCGTCGGCTGGGCCGATCTCGAACGGCCTGAGAGCATCCCGGCGCACCCCAAGCTCAAGGGCCTGCGCCCGATGGTCCAGGGCCGCGCGCCGGATTGGTATGACCGCCCCGAGCTGGCCGCGGGCTTCGAGGCGATGGCCGCGCGCGGCCTGGTGCTCGACGCGCTCGTCCGCCCGGCACACCTCCCCGCGCTCGCCCGCCTCGCCGCGCGCCACCCCGATCTGACGATCGTCGTCGATCACGCCGCCAAGCCCGACTTCGCCGATCTCCCCGCCTGGTCCGCCGCCATCGCCGGCCTGGCACCGTATCCGAACGTCGCCTGCAAGCTGTCGGGCCTGCTCACCGAGCTGGCGCCGGGCGCGGGTCCCGATGCGCTCCGCCCCGCCTTCGACACGCTATGGCGGCTGTTCGGCCCGGACCGGCTGCTCTGGGGCAGCGACTGGCCGGTGGTCACGCTCGCGGCAAGCCATGCCGACTGGCTGGCGCTCGCCCAGAGCCTGGTCCCGGCAGAGCATCACGCCGCGATATTCGCCGCCAACGCCGCCCGCATCTACCGCCTCGACTAG
- a CDS encoding metallophosphoesterase family protein, with the protein MAVFFTADTHFGDHRTINIWKRAFATTAEMDAVMIARWNAAVGPEDVVWHLGDVARKASDVPALLARLHGTKHLIRGNNDPDATATAAGWASVSDYRELELDGRRLVLCHYPFRSWNGQHKGALNLHGHSHGRLKPVPRQFDVGVDVHGFAPVRLEALLGVSAP; encoded by the coding sequence TTGGCGGTCTTCTTCACCGCCGACACGCATTTCGGCGATCACCGCACGATCAACATCTGGAAACGCGCCTTCGCCACGACGGCGGAGATGGATGCCGTGATGATCGCGCGGTGGAATGCCGCGGTCGGCCCCGAGGATGTCGTGTGGCATCTGGGCGACGTCGCGCGCAAGGCGAGCGACGTGCCCGCGCTGTTGGCGCGGCTGCACGGCACCAAGCATCTGATCCGCGGCAACAACGATCCCGACGCGACGGCGACGGCGGCGGGCTGGGCGAGCGTCAGCGACTATCGCGAGCTGGAGCTGGACGGGCGGCGGCTGGTGCTGTGCCATTATCCCTTTCGATCGTGGAACGGGCAGCATAAGGGCGCGCTCAACCTGCATGGGCACAGCCATGGCCGGCTGAAGCCGGTGCCGCGTCAGTTCGACGTGGGGGTGGACGTGCACGGCTTTGCGCCGGTGCGGCTGGAGGCGCTGCTGGGGGTTAGCGCGCCTTGA
- a CDS encoding ferredoxin--NADP reductase codes for MREIGAKRGLDVQEVTWVHHWTSGLFSFRIKRPQSFRFQSGEFIMIGLAGPEGKPLLRAYSVASPAWEEHLEFFSVKVQEGALTSRLQHLQPGDHIFLGRKPTGTLVVDALKPAKRLVMVGTGTGLAPFLSVLRDPETHEKFEQIIITHTVRQSEELAYRDFLEEEIRTDEIFGELLQDRFTYYPTVTRGEFHRKGRITDLIREGTFREELNLTVEDRADTRFMICGSIAFNKDMIEILEGWGMNEGTRNDPGEFVVERAFVG; via the coding sequence ATGCGCGAGATCGGCGCGAAGCGCGGGCTGGACGTGCAGGAAGTGACCTGGGTCCATCACTGGACCTCCGGCCTGTTCAGCTTCCGGATCAAGCGCCCGCAAAGCTTCCGCTTCCAGTCCGGCGAGTTCATCATGATCGGGCTGGCCGGTCCCGAGGGCAAGCCGCTGCTGCGCGCTTATTCGGTGGCGAGCCCGGCCTGGGAAGAGCATCTCGAATTCTTCTCGGTCAAGGTGCAGGAAGGCGCGCTCACCTCGCGGCTCCAGCATCTGCAGCCCGGCGACCACATCTTCCTGGGCCGCAAGCCGACCGGCACGCTGGTGGTCGACGCGCTCAAGCCGGCCAAGCGGCTGGTGATGGTGGGCACCGGCACCGGGCTGGCGCCGTTCCTGAGCGTGCTGCGCGATCCCGAGACGCACGAGAAGTTCGAGCAGATCATCATCACCCACACGGTGCGCCAGTCCGAGGAGCTCGCCTATCGCGACTTCCTGGAAGAAGAGATCCGCACCGACGAGATCTTCGGCGAGCTGCTGCAGGACCGGTTCACCTATTACCCGACGGTGACGCGCGGCGAGTTTCACCGCAAGGGGCGGATCACCGACCTGATCCGCGAAGGCACGTTCCGCGAGGAACTGAACCTGACGGTGGAGGATCGCGCCGACACGCGTTTCATGATCTGCGGCTCGATCGCGTTCAACAAGGACATGATCGAGATCCTCGAAGGCTGGGGAATGAACGAAGGCACGCGCAACGATCCCGGCGAGTTCGTGGTGGAGCGGGCGTTCGTCGGCTGA